One Gordonia mangrovi genomic region harbors:
- a CDS encoding GntR family transcriptional regulator, producing MSALPPRTRRAPQPKSATVNRNVADRLRKAIVSGELPAGSRIVQSDIAARLGVSVTPVREALRELEAEGLVDFDAYRGATIHQTCRAELIEVYELRKTLIPSSVAAAVMMLSDEELDEAEFLARSMTMELPAEEWVEANRRFHWLMDTTSELPRTRTILGNLTDLSTLYVGLAIGSESTRRERAQRDHLSMVEIARRRDVDAAVEIAVAHLHDTLTSALKSMDG from the coding sequence GTGAGCGCGCTGCCGCCCCGCACGCGGCGGGCGCCGCAGCCGAAGTCGGCGACGGTCAACCGCAACGTCGCCGACCGGTTGCGCAAGGCCATTGTGAGCGGTGAACTCCCGGCCGGCTCCCGGATCGTGCAGTCCGACATCGCGGCACGCCTCGGTGTGAGTGTGACGCCGGTGCGCGAGGCCCTTCGCGAACTCGAGGCCGAGGGTCTGGTGGACTTCGACGCCTACCGCGGCGCCACCATCCATCAGACCTGTCGAGCCGAACTGATCGAGGTCTATGAGCTCCGCAAGACGCTGATCCCGTCGAGTGTGGCGGCCGCGGTGATGATGCTGTCCGACGAGGAACTCGATGAGGCCGAGTTCCTGGCCCGGTCGATGACCATGGAGTTGCCGGCCGAGGAGTGGGTGGAGGCCAACCGTCGCTTCCACTGGCTGATGGACACGACCTCCGAATTGCCCAGGACGCGAACGATCCTGGGAAATCTCACCGACCTGTCGACGCTCTATGTGGGCCTCGCGATCGGATCGGAGTCCACTCGCCGCGAACGTGCCCAACGCGACCACCTCAGCATGGTCGAGATCGCCCGGCGTCGGGATGTGGACGCGGCCGTGGAGATCGCGGTCGCCCACCTGCACGACACCTTGACCTCGGCACTGAAATCGATGGACGGCTGA
- a CDS encoding FAD-dependent oxidoreductase, translating into MTAALKTTERPLRVAIIGAGPAGIYAADALMKSDTAGEQGVSIDLFERLPAPFGLIRYGVAPDHPRIKGIVTALHKVLDKPQVRFLGNVEYGTDITLEELRWCYDAVIFSTGATDDRELPVPGAELEGSFGAAQFVAWYDGHPDVPRTWPLTAEKVAVIGVGNVALDVARVLAKTADELLPTEIPGNVYDGLRANRAREVHVFGRRGPAQAKFTPLELKELAHSPNIEVVVSPEDIDYDEGSAVARRSSKITDQVATIIENYALRDSDTGAKHKLFLHFFENPVEIVGADGQVVGLRTERTRLDGTGNVRPTGEITEWPVGAVYRAVGYLSDDLPEVPFDAAAGVIPNEAGRVFDEGRHLAGLYATGWIKRGPIGLIGHTKGDANETVDCLLRDLADGALPTPQNPGVEAVTKLLTAKNVAFTTWDGWYRLDEHERALGSAAGRERIKVVERDEMLAASLGGN; encoded by the coding sequence ATGACGGCTGCCCTGAAGACCACCGAACGACCGCTGCGTGTCGCCATCATCGGAGCCGGCCCCGCCGGGATCTATGCGGCGGACGCCCTGATGAAGTCCGACACCGCCGGCGAGCAGGGGGTGAGCATCGACCTGTTCGAACGACTACCGGCGCCGTTCGGGCTGATCCGGTACGGCGTCGCGCCCGACCATCCCCGCATCAAGGGGATCGTGACCGCATTGCACAAGGTGCTCGACAAGCCGCAGGTCCGATTTCTCGGGAATGTGGAGTACGGCACCGATATCACGCTGGAGGAACTGCGTTGGTGCTATGACGCGGTCATCTTCTCCACCGGCGCCACCGACGACCGCGAACTGCCGGTTCCCGGTGCCGAACTCGAGGGGAGTTTCGGGGCGGCACAGTTCGTCGCGTGGTACGACGGGCATCCCGACGTCCCGCGGACGTGGCCGCTGACCGCCGAGAAGGTTGCGGTGATCGGGGTGGGAAACGTCGCGCTCGATGTGGCCCGGGTGCTGGCCAAGACCGCGGATGAACTGCTGCCCACGGAGATCCCCGGCAACGTCTACGACGGTCTGCGCGCCAACAGAGCGCGCGAGGTGCACGTCTTCGGCCGGCGCGGCCCGGCGCAGGCCAAGTTCACGCCGCTGGAACTCAAAGAACTCGCTCATTCGCCGAACATCGAGGTGGTGGTGAGCCCGGAGGACATCGACTACGACGAAGGATCGGCGGTGGCGCGGCGCAGCAGCAAGATCACCGACCAGGTCGCCACCATCATCGAGAACTACGCACTGCGCGACAGCGATACCGGTGCGAAACACAAATTGTTCCTGCACTTCTTCGAGAACCCGGTGGAAATCGTCGGCGCCGACGGCCAGGTGGTGGGGCTGCGCACCGAACGGACGCGTCTCGACGGCACCGGCAACGTCCGACCCACCGGGGAGATCACCGAGTGGCCGGTCGGTGCGGTGTACCGGGCGGTGGGCTACCTGTCCGACGACCTGCCGGAGGTTCCGTTCGACGCCGCGGCCGGCGTCATCCCCAACGAGGCCGGCCGCGTGTTCGACGAGGGCCGCCACCTCGCCGGGCTGTACGCCACCGGCTGGATCAAGCGCGGCCCGATCGGACTCATCGGTCACACCAAGGGTGATGCCAACGAGACCGTCGACTGTCTACTGCGCGATCTGGCCGACGGCGCGTTGCCGACGCCGCAGAATCCGGGTGTGGAGGCGGTCACGAAGCTGCTGACGGCGAAGAACGTCGCGTTCACCACGTGGGACGGCTGGTATCGACTCGACGAACACGAGCGCGCGCTGGGCAGTGCGGCCGGCCGCGAACGCATCAAGGTGGTCGAGCGGGACGAGATGCTCGCCGCCTCGCTCGGCGGGAACTGA
- a CDS encoding 1,4-dihydroxy-2-naphthoate polyprenyltransferase: MATPKEWIQGARPRTLPNAIAPVVVGVGAVGDLGDVVWWKAALALIVAMALIVGVNFANDYSDGVRGTDDDRVGPMRLVGSGAAAPAAVKRAAFGCFAVGALCGLVLAVTTAWWLVVVGAICIAGAWFYTGGKKPYGYIGLGEVAVFVFFGLVAVLGTQFVVSDAIDWVGVLCAVAVGSLSSAVLVVNNLRDIPGDTESGKITLAVRLGDKRTRVLFAALLTVPMVISVALIAATPWALLGLLAAPLIWAASVPVRRGAMGPRLIPSLGITGQAMLVWAVLTAVGLVIG; encoded by the coding sequence ATGGCAACCCCGAAGGAGTGGATCCAGGGCGCCCGTCCACGCACACTGCCCAACGCGATCGCACCGGTCGTGGTGGGCGTCGGCGCGGTCGGCGACCTCGGCGACGTGGTGTGGTGGAAGGCGGCGCTGGCGCTGATCGTCGCGATGGCGCTCATCGTCGGCGTGAATTTCGCCAACGACTATTCCGACGGGGTGCGCGGCACCGACGACGACCGCGTCGGCCCGATGCGGCTGGTGGGTTCGGGCGCGGCGGCCCCTGCGGCGGTCAAGCGCGCGGCGTTCGGGTGTTTCGCCGTCGGCGCGCTGTGCGGGCTGGTGCTCGCGGTCACCACCGCGTGGTGGCTGGTGGTGGTCGGCGCGATCTGCATCGCCGGCGCCTGGTTCTACACCGGCGGCAAGAAGCCGTACGGCTACATCGGCCTCGGCGAGGTCGCCGTGTTCGTCTTCTTCGGCCTCGTCGCCGTGCTCGGCACCCAGTTCGTGGTGAGCGACGCGATCGACTGGGTGGGTGTGTTGTGTGCCGTCGCGGTCGGGTCCCTGTCGTCGGCGGTGCTGGTGGTCAACAACCTCCGCGACATCCCCGGCGACACCGAGTCGGGCAAGATCACGCTCGCGGTTCGGCTCGGCGACAAGCGGACTCGTGTCCTGTTCGCCGCGCTGCTGACGGTACCGATGGTGATCAGTGTCGCGTTGATCGCGGCCACCCCGTGGGCGCTGCTCGGTCTGCTCGCCGCGCCGCTGATCTGGGCGGCGTCGGTGCCGGTGCGCCGTGGCGCGATGGGCCCGCGGCTCATCCCGTCGCTGGGGATCACCGGGCAGGCGATGCTGGTGTGGGCGGTCCTGACGGCTGTGGGATTGGTCATCGGGTAG
- a CDS encoding YdcF family protein, which produces MRATTVLVRGPNRRRRRRQTLLAAAVCLVLTLALAVGVLGYQLFTRDHQDPLRPADAIVVLGGEHDGREDYGLELAADGYADTVLISDPYRPYKRSEQDLMNRVCDAGTDSIEVICFEPHPSTTRGEAMFVQHMATARGWRSVIVVSWRYHLVRARYIFGQCSDREVVMRSVPRSYAQSWRDWAYTYAYQYGGLMKATALGCDT; this is translated from the coding sequence ATGCGCGCAACCACTGTCCTGGTGCGCGGACCCAACCGCCGCCGACGGCGCCGGCAGACGCTGCTCGCCGCGGCCGTCTGCCTGGTGCTCACCCTCGCCCTGGCCGTCGGCGTGCTGGGCTATCAGCTGTTCACCCGCGACCATCAGGATCCGCTGCGCCCGGCCGATGCGATCGTGGTGCTCGGCGGCGAGCACGACGGGCGGGAGGACTACGGACTCGAACTGGCGGCCGACGGCTACGCCGACACCGTGCTGATCTCCGATCCCTACCGGCCGTACAAACGCTCCGAGCAGGACCTGATGAACCGGGTCTGCGATGCCGGGACGGACTCGATCGAGGTGATCTGCTTCGAGCCGCACCCGTCCACCACGCGTGGCGAGGCGATGTTCGTGCAGCACATGGCCACCGCGCGCGGGTGGCGGTCGGTGATCGTGGTGAGTTGGCGCTATCACCTCGTGCGGGCGCGCTACATCTTCGGCCAGTGCTCGGACCGCGAGGTCGTCATGCGCAGTGTGCCGCGCAGCTACGCACAGTCGTGGCGGGACTGGGCCTACACCTACGCGTACCAGTACGGCGGGCTGATGAAGGCGACGGCGCTGGGCTGCGACACCTAG